Proteins encoded in a region of the Raphanus sativus cultivar WK10039 chromosome 8, ASM80110v3, whole genome shotgun sequence genome:
- the LOC108821363 gene encoding MATH domain and coiled-coil domain-containing protein At2g05410-like, with protein sequence MEKQSDKKITWMIKTFSSLQSEIVQSDIVVVGRCRWRLKAYPKGDNKANHFSLYLGVADSEYLPLGWRRHAKFSLTVVNQFTEKLSKLRERQNWFDKTNPDWGFSEMISLDELHDKEGFLVNGEVKIVVKVDVLEVQGKVDVSEESSPVMETIDVNGFQVLPWQVESVNRLFEKHQDIASKFRPKNPYLKTAYMNVLLSLTQTICHSPLEISNDDLEEEYAALLYLTAEGFQLDWLVKKLDEVKEKKKKEKACLAQLQELEEELKPLKRKYSEMEAQMDKVKAELSAAKYPVSLYDEDVV encoded by the exons ATGGAGAAACAATCTGACAAGAAGATTACTTGGATGATTAAAACTTTCTCCTCTTTGCAATCCGAGATAGTCCAGTCTGATATAGTCGTGGTGGGTCGCTGCAGATG GCGTCTAAAGGCATACCCCAAAGGAGATAATAAGGCTAATCATTTCTCTCTGTATCTCGGCGTTGCTGATTCTGAATATTTGCCTCTTGGATGGAGAAGGCACGCTAAATTTTCCCTTACTGTAGTAAATCAGTTTACGGAAAAACTGTCCAAACTTAGAG AGAGGCAAAACTGGTTTGATAAGACAAATCCTGACTGGGGGTTTTCAGAAATGATTTCCCTTGACGAACTTCATGACAAAGAAGGATTTTTAGTTAATGGAGAAGTAAAGATTGTTGTGAAGGTTGATGTTCTTGAAGTTCAAGGTAAAGTAGATGTATCAGAGGAATCTTCACCAGTAATGGAAACCATAGATGTCAATGGGTTTCAAGTCCTTCCTTGGCAG GTAGAATCTGTGAACCGTTTGTTTGAAAAACACCAAGATATTGCATCAAAATTTCGTCCAAAGAATCCATATCTAAAAACGGCGTACATGAATGTCCTCCTAAGCTTAACCCAGACGATATGTCATTCGCCCTTGGAAATCTCCAATGATGATTTGGAAGAGGAATATGCTGCTTTGTTGTATCTGACAGCTGAGGGATTTCAGTTGGATTGGTTGGTGAAGAAACTTGATGAAGttaaggaaaagaagaagaaagaaaaagctTGTTTGGCTCAGCTTCAAGAACTGGAGGAAGAACTAAAGCCATTGAAGCGGAAGTATTCAGAAATGGAAGCTCAAATGGACAAGGTGAAGGCTGAGTTGTCTGCAGCTAAATATCCTGTCTCCTTGTACGATGAAGATGTTGTCTGA